The Phaseolus vulgaris cultivar G19833 chromosome 5, P. vulgaris v2.0, whole genome shotgun sequence genomic interval TTGCTTGACATTTTTTCCGCCTACACTGACTCCAGCTTCCACAATGAATGGATGACCTTCAAAAACTTGAGCACTGTGCGTCAATTGCAGAAGAAATTAGTAATAAATCACAATGAATAACCAGAAAATTCAACCACAACCAAAACGAAAAGATCCCTCATGAGCCTCTAGCATAATGTCTCGATTTACCCTTTAGAACTTCCAACAAATAGAGTAAAAGGTAAGCTAAAGACTCAAGATGATCCATATCAAGGATAGAAAAATTAGGAGATCACGAAGTTCCAAGAAGTAATAATTTGAGATAAGAGAAACATGTAGTAAAACTTTGATACTGAACAACAACCTGCCTGAATAAGTTGCAACCATGTCCGGGTGCAGCTCTTTTATAATTCCTAATCGAAGATTGTATTCACCAGCAGGGCtaagacactgaaaataggtaATATGGACacataaaatgacaaaaataaggaatataatataataaatagtaaTGGAAAAATGAAtgatgaaatataaataaaagggGGTCATAATACAGCCTACATACTTACATGACCACTAGGATCATCAAACTTGGCTTGACGAAGCAACTGATGAATGCGTACTAATTGCTGTGAAGTTAGAGACTTCACAGGCGTTTTTGCACTGAAGTCTGGACCCATTTCTCCTGAAAAAGTGAGTAAAGAGTGAAATAGAAAACATGTTGAGCTTCTATAACATATGCACATTGAACCATGTCAAGATAAACTTCCTTAAATCACAGACAAAATAAATTGTCACTAATTTACTATGATGTCAACAACAACCCAGAGAATCTCTTTCTGCACTTCAGTAACAAAAATATACACATAGAATAGAGCCGCAGCAGGCAACTTAACCCCTCACTAATTTAGGAAGGAAAAGGGAATACAAGTAAGGAAAACGACCCTTTAGCATTCCCTTATTTCAATATCAACAAAGAGCCAGACATATCTTCTTTCTACACTTATTGCAGAATAACATTGCTTTTACATCAGGGATAAATGACTATTGTTGTTAAAGTGGAGAACCTTAGCTTACTATAATCTTTCCCTTTGCCTAACTAAATACCAGTTTCACTAATTCTGTTAGATTGATGAATCCAAGTAGTTAACTGGAGTACATAACTACCATAAAAGACGCTCCTTCAAAAGACCTGTGTTAATATCTGCTCaataaggataaaaaaaatacaacaaattattaacaaatttacTGTTTTTCCTCACCTATTAATCTTTCAGCATAAGATTTATTGATATTTACAAATTCATGCTGAAGAAACTGTAAAAGATTCTGCTTTGATGTTTCAGCAATAAGCCGTTTAATTAGCAGTAAATCAACAGAAGATGGATGATGCTTTGTCTCCATAGGAATGGGTGGCATTACATCTGTTCTGCGAGCAAATCTTACAGAGACATTCTTGCTGCCAAAGAGAACAGCTTGTATAAGAAGATTGTGCATAGTTGATTTGGGGAAAGAATCTGAAAAGATATATACATACTCAGGGGCATCTGACAcaaatttaaatagaaattgTGCATAAGGGGTGATGACAGCCATTTGTCTCATGTAATGCAATATTTTTGACTGCAAATACAAACAAAGGGGCTCACATTAATGAAACATGACCACAATTATTCTTTCAGTAAAATCACTAAGCATGATAACAGTTTATTGATGGAACTGCTCAATTATATCTAGAGTTTGAAGtgaaattattcaaatttcatCAAACAGGCATTACATACACGGTAAGTTGTCCAGTTCCCCTCTATGACAACTTGAATTTCAGCTCCCCGCCAGTGTTCCTTATTCTCCCGTTTTTCATGTAAATGAACATGGGGTATATTCCTGAAAATTGAAGCATTTGTTTATTTGGAAGGAGTTTAAGTTTTAATTCATAAAAGTACTTAATAAAGTCATACCTATGAATGTCAATATCCAGCCTGcaaaatgaaatataattttggtTCCTCATTGAAGAAGAGATCTCAATAGGAAGCCCTGTACTCATTTTAGACCATATTAATGCCTGTATCCATTAAAAGCACAGATTAATATGGCCAACCGAAACAAGTATATGATACAACTTCTACTGAAAAGTTGCCAGTTGTAACAAAAACAGATGGAAAGAACATATAAACTAGTGCATGTTGTCAATCAATACCATCTTTGCCCCAAGACCAAACTTTCCCCGTGTTTGTTTCAAGCCATATTTTGTCCCAGATAGAACTGCATGAATGGACAAGCATAAGCAAGTGAGGTTTCTAGTTCCTACAAACAAAATTACTACTGCAATTTTGAAATATCTTGATTCACAGAAAACTAATGCAGCAAGAAATTGACTGACCTCGGCCAAACATATTTGGGATGTCATCATGTGGCATTCCCTTTCCATTATCCTGCAATTAGTAACAATAATGAGACTGAATACAGTTCTCTAACAGGAATGAGATTGATAATGACagaaaatgagaaaattttCAAACTGGATTTCAAAATCTGACCAAACGGTCCAGCTGACCGGAtcaaaattaacaaataaagaCAATGCATATCAACACGGTATCACAGTAAGGCCTGAGGCAGAAACCACACGCACCTTGCATGTAACTTTGTAAAATGAAGCCTCACCTCGACCTTTGCCAACCTTTGGGGCGTGAGTTTCTTTCACTTTCTTTCCAAGGGCAGCATTCTTTGCTTGCATTTCTTGAGCACGAGCCTCTTTTGCTAATCGTTTCTGCATGGGAAAGTATTATGTTAAACAGAACCCTATCTAGAGAGCATTTCTCCTATACTCTACTCAATTGCAACTACTTGTTTATATGAATGAAACAAGATGATAATTTCTAATTTGTTACTATGGCAAATTAACAATTTACACTACCCAAGACCCGATCATAGAGTTTAATCCAGGTTACTATATATCAGTACAACAAGACTATAACCAATGtaacaagataaaaaaattaaactcacCTCACGAGCCTTCTCAGTTTCATAATCGTCATACAATGCCGCATCAACACGTTCACGGTCAACAAGACCAATCATGGAATTAAATTTGCTTTTTCCTATCTCCTCACTGTAACAACCAAGCCACCATGAAAGAAATCAATTACAGATACACTTCAAGAAAAATCGCGTGTTCGCATTAGCTCATTTACTAGTTCATCATGCAACGCAATTGTCCTTGCACCCTTACATAGTAATTTCGACCACCGGAAGCTCCGACATGGATTCCGCCGAGTCAAGTGAGTTCTCCACAAGTTCTCTAACAGTAGTATAAAGAGATTTTCCAGGCTGTAGTTAAATCCACATAATGTCAGAGAAAACACACATACAAAAAGAATATCACAAAATTGCTTGCGTATAACAAATCAAAACCATAATTGCACTACGCATACGTTGTCAAATCCTGCAATGTTCTTGTTTTCTGCGAAGAACTCGGCAGGAGATTCtacaaattaaacaaaaaaattataatcagtTGAATGATTAAGGCTGTAAAATTAAGCAGAAATTGCAACATGGAGAGAgcgagtgagagagagagagagagactcTGCTTCAGAAGAGATTCTTTCGGTTTTCGAGGGGTCTTTGACTTGGTTTTCTTAGCTTCAATTGGGCTTTCATCGCTAATTCCATCCATGGAAATTTCACCCTAGAATCTTGAATTGCCGCGGATTTCGATTTCCACGGAGCCGTTGAGTTCAGATTTAGAAGCAGAAGCTGAGAGTGAGAGAGTGAGTGAATTCGTGAACGCAATGAACTTCGATTCAGCTGGCTCCACCCAGTGCTAGGGTTCTAAGCTGAAAAAAACAGAGAATAATTGAATTTGTAGTGCGTGCGATCTGGTGCTGTCGTCCGCATTGCCGATCACGCTGCCATGGCCAGTCGCCAAACACAGTGTCGTGATCAACGGTCAGTATATTTCAATCGCAGAGTCTTTATACTTGGACGGCCAGGATCCATGATAGTGTGTGCAATGTGCATCGTGAATGTAGTTTTGTAAAATTCATCGCTATTTCCCGCCAACCAAAGTCACGCTCTGTTCCCATACATTAAAATTCATTGACTgaagtttaatttttaaactaattatTAGAAAGGGTCATAAACTTACGAACACGACAATTTATTATTACATGGtagtataataatatttttgttcattATCAATGCattgtaattaaatataaatgttattaatatcTGGTTTTAAACGATAAAGAGATTTATTGAATTTGTAGAATAAATATTATGAATGGTACGATGGAGAGGAAGaagttttaatttaatacatTTCTCTAAAGAAATCATGGTTGTTGATATTTACTTAAAATGCAGAACAATTCTATTATAGTAATTTGGGTTAAATACATTTTTGTAaagttaaattttgtttttagtttaaattttatattttttcatattttgaatGAATTCTTatcaatgtttttttaatttaagaaatgaattttaaGTGTGAATTAAGATGTTAAAGTATTTAACGTTTACTCCACGTCAACAATCAATccgtataaatattttaatatcttaatttatgataaaaatttgtttcacatataagaataataaaaatttattcaaataatttttaaagatttaaaaaagaCGAAAATTAAgtacatagaaaaaaaaaacatatttaatcctaacaatttattattatgaataattattataaaaattccTTTAATGTGTTGAAGGAGAGTAATAAACCATATGTTGTTAACTTAAAAGAGAGTTAAACCAAGCATGCATTTTTCAACACTTCATAAAAGACAATTTGATGGTAATTATGGAGcttattattaaaatgacaATGAAGTGTTGAAAActaaagtttttaaattaaaaaaaaaaagtaggaaccaaataaaaacaaaagaattaaatatcATCATGGTGTATactttttgaaaaacaaaatagttatttttctaattaataaaaggctaaattttttttataaaagtgagcataattttttttattaaggatATTGTTAATTAACTACACAAAATTAGATGTGTATGTGTAAATTATCTCATTCTTTAGTCTAATTGTAACAATACAATTTTTCTACCTTacttttaaacttaaaatcactatataaaattcaaatcttaaGTTTATTGATATTCTATATTCTTTACAATATAGAGAGGaaactatattatttttattgcttgttttttatatctttatattATAGTTTTCTTAATCAATCAACACTTTAGTTGAATATCTACCCTTTCACTTTACTACTTTGTGACTGAAAATGTAGGACAATTTACTTTCCCAATACTAAAATACACTCCTCTAAAGTGAATGGGACCCGTCCATGGGATAAAGCTGagtttgtttaaatttaaaatgatgtattttttagaaaagtgattattaataaaaaaaatccttatatttagtttcaattataaaaaaatatttattcattgaatatgtgttttttttaaaaataatttcttaactAAATTTTTTCACGTTGGACAtcatgcaacttgacatctgaGATAGGTtgacacttcaagtaacaacaatcatatgtcatcacatgaaaaaaattattattaaaaaaaacacacacacacacaaatatgGAGGACTATGtcaaaactcatatattaacaaaaacgatacataggtagactatacatattcataaagaattataagaacaCATTATatgaaagtctattataccaatgaaatgattctctatgaatagaTCATAAATTAGCCAATTTATCAGCCCACACATTTCCTTTGtgaaaaatatgaataactCTAAACTCGATTTTCCCATAATAATTAATACAAGTACTCTATCGATTTCGAAGCATCCAAACTAACATTTGTTATAATTTCTTAACTAACTTgccttttatttctttatttttttttaaaaaaaatatctaaaaggtACAATAAGTTTTGTTGGCTAAAAAAAGTGATTGAAAAAGTAAACAAAACCCATAGAAATATTGATGATTGATTTTAGaataatattgtattttttctatttttttattggaatAAATTAGttgaattattaaaatgaatatttaaataatattttaacccgtataaaaaaatagattagaagtctcaaaataaaacataaaaataaatagatctAACAAAAACCACGACAACAACAAAAAGTTTAACTAGTAAAAATTATTAGACTTCCAAAACTTCGTATAAGTAGATTTTCTATAACACATAAACCTATCGGTTTTTTCAAAACATTGTAATTttctatatacatatatattttaattgtaattttaagtCTCTTTTGTAATTGGTAATTAATTATAACTTgcattctaattttaaaataatcattgaTCCGAAGGTACTAAATTTGATTCATTAAATAAGATTTCAAATTtaagtattattaattaaaaaaatatgattaaaataaaatattatataaaatgtatTATGTTAAAATAGACAAAGTCTATGGatgttttatataaataatatggcTAAAAAAATACTACCCACTTTAAAAGAGACAAGTATGTcatgaaacaaaataataaaaaggtttaagtttttcttttaaaagaaagtAGAAAGATATATAATTCGTACTTAATTTGTTTAATCTGCTTCATAATACAATTTGAAggataagaaaatatataatatctaatatttttttagaaaattccTAAACCATTTTGCAGAGAGCTTTTGATGTCGTTTGAAGTCATTGTTGTAATCCACAAAGTTGATTCCAAATCGTACTGTGTAACCGTTGTTCCATTCAAAGTTGTCCAGCAATGACCATGCAAAATATCCTTTTATATTCACACCATCCCTGGTTATgtcaacaaaataaaacaaaataaaacaaaattagatttataagtaaaatacttttcaaatattaaaaagagaagaaagaagaagaaacaattaCCTAATTGCTGAATGAAGATAAAAAAGATGTCGATAATGATAATCAATCCTAAACGTATCTAGAAGAGACTCTTCTAGTGATAGTGTTGGATCATTGAACTCATCAATACCTACATATAAAAAGTAGTATAAATAACatgtaattaaaagaaaaaaaaataatcatgatatattaacaatttttttatactcaCTCTACAActcttaataatattattttaattatttaattataaatttattttttattatattatttttttaaactatcaCATCAAAATTGTATACCACTTTCTAGGTTCTCAAAGtataatttttcaataaaaaatgcATGTAGACTTACAAGTTAATGATTAGTCACTATTCTTGATATATATTATGTATAAGCTTATTTTACAACaagataataaattaaatatataatatttgatgTAGTTATTACCATTTTCAGTTATGTAAATTAATGGATTGTTGTACTTTTCTTTGGTGtacaacaataattctctaaTGCCTCGGGGATATACATATAACCAGCTTGAAGCAGCCtacaaatacaataaataaaagttaattacatatataataaaataaaataaataacatgtaTCTATATAATTTGGCATGGTCATGTATACATACCTGTGGACCTATTGGAATCCCATTGCGTTCAGCTActccaaaaaaatatattttatcagaattaatatatatatatatatgaataaatgtgaatgtagaaaaataatagataaaaaaatcttaCTTGTAAGGTTGGCACTGGGATCTGTAGCATAATTAGGTTTGACATTGACAAGCTTAGGTGCATTGGCAACATAATTTGAGGTGTAATAGTTTAATCCAATAAAATCAAATGAACCATTGACAAGTTTGATTTCATGTTTGGAGAACTTTGGCAATCGTTTACCAACAAGAGATTGCATGCTTTGTGGATATTTTCCTGATGTTAATGGTCCCATAAACCTATAATAATTGtacaaatgaaaatattattcaatttgagatttttgttgttttttttaaacttacATGTTTCTTCCTTTGTTAATGATTTATGTTTGTAGTACTATTACAAGTATACACTACagtgcaaaaataaaaaaatataaaaaaatatattcaaataaaaaatatactaatTAAGGAGTTATTTTTGTTGCTTAGTGGTATGTTTTTTGGAATTTATATTAAAGGAGTACAATTTTTgctttttttactaaaatgagATTGTTCTTGACAAAATTACGAATATGAGAAAAATATGCCAACGTGACATGCCTTCACGACTtcattatgaaaaaaatgtgAAATCGTGTCAAGGTAAGGTAACACAACTTTAGTGTACCAGTTTGAACTGAAGTTGTGTCATCTTGACACGACTTCACCTTTACATGTCAAATATTGTGTCACATTGACCTAACTCCTTCACAATGAAGTAGTGCGTCTGACTTCTTCATAGTGAAGTAGTGTCACGTTGTCACGACTTCTCCATAtccataattttctaaaaaacaaCCTCACTTCGATAAAAAAAAGGAAGTAATTGTCTGACTTTCTTAAATGAACTTTGTTTTtcattaatcatattatatactAAATAAGTGATACTATTGTATTATCTACTTTTTACTAATCTACCTTTACTaaggaatgatgatatttttatataaagttaTGTACTCACCATCCCAACATGAAATCAAGTGATCGCTCAGAAGCACTTTTATCTGACTTGTTTTCTGACAATGGCTCAAACCAATTGGACACAAGGGTTATGCCTATCACTCCTTTTTGAGATACCTGTGTAAAGGATTTTCTTGGTGTTAATAGAGATAAGTAAAGTGCTTAGATCCTAATGACAATGCTGaagtaaaatatgaaaatttagtGAGATGCTTGTTTTTTTAGTTAGAATTGGAACCTTTCAAATCTTAAAAATGAACCTAATAAGTTATTGTGAGAGTTGTGATGAACCTGATACTTTTTTCTGTAGACTTGAACAGTGACTGCATGAGCAAGAAGAAGGTGATGTGAAACTAAGTAAGGTTCTTTCCCAGAATCACCATGAACACATTTGGGATCTAACCATTTAGAACATCGATTTGGTGGCATTAACCCACTTGCATATCCAAATGTACTATAACTCCATGGCTCATTTAAAGTAATCCAATACTTAACTCTATCTCCAAACTCTTTAAAGCAAAGTTCTGCATAATCTTGAAAGTCATTTCTGACAAATAATCACACGTTATATTGCATGATATACCATATAACATGTTTGTATTGAGAAATAGTGtaaaaatagtgaaaaaaaatatattctataatattatattagttAATTGCATAAGAACATTTTGTATCAATTTTGATGTTATTTTCTAAAGTTTACACAAGTATAGGATAGGATAGATGATACGTTACCCAAGATTTAAACTCATAAatttattatgttaattttgattaatttataatagAATATATCATATTTATTCTGAATTTATTTATATCGATTCGGATTATTGAGATTACATTATTAGACAGTTTGTATTTGTAATactaaatacaaaattttattaattaaagaaaacacTTTTACCTTAAGAATGATTTAAATCACATAAACTGAgacatgaaaaataaataaaaaaatatattattgcaCTTTAGTTAcattgtttttaataataaatttaacttaTCTTATAAAATCAAGGTTTgtatatagataaaaaaaattaaaataagtcaaatattaatatctaatgAAACATGTTTATTACAAGTTTTCGAAAAGCTATACTATCTTGCATCCATTAATTGAGGTTCATTGTAAACTAATATTCCTTTAAAATGAATCAGATAGagtttatttaattagtttaatATACTTGGATCAAAACTAATTTGGATATCTTTATAAATGATCTATGATGGTTTATCcttcttttatttgttttataattttatactaTAATTGTATTTAGTATATCAACCCATCACATTTCACATTGTAGACAAATCTAgttgattttaattatatatatatatatatatatataaaatctaTTATAGGATATGAGGtattacaaaatagaaattaaaccTTTAAAATACAGAGACCCATGtgataaattgatatttattcACAAACAAATAGAGGtaaggaaattaaaaaaatattataatgacTTAGgcaattaatatattttcaaaatagcactatcttaaaaaaaatagtaaaaacaataaaaataatttgattaaaaattaaattttgttgacTTACATAATATAAGGACTGAGGAAACCACCATACTCGTCTTCTAAAGCCTGTGGAAGATCCCAATGAAAGAGGGTGACAAATGGTTTTATACCTGTAATATTAATGTTTAATTAGTTAcacatattaatatattaa includes:
- the LOC137835768 gene encoding beta-glucosidase 13-like, with translation MEHNAFFLMLVAIVTTLASLAVAEPVPVAPILDVSSLNRTSFPPGFVFGTASASYQYEGAAEEGGKGTSVWDTFTHKHPDLIQDRSNGDVAVDQYHHYKEDVEIMKYMNLDAYRFSISWPRILPKGKLSGGINQEGVKYYNNLINQLLAHGIKPFVTLFHWDLPQALEDEYGGFLSPYIINDFQDYAELCFKEFGDRVKYWITLNEPWSYSTFGYASGLMPPNRCSKWLDPKCVHGDSGKEPYLVSHHLLLAHAVTVQVYRKKYQVSQKGVIGITLVSNWFEPLSENKSDKSASERSLDFMLGWFMGPLTSGKYPQSMQSLVGKRLPKFSKHEIKLVNGSFDFIGLNYYTSNYVANAPKLVNVKPNYATDPSANLTTERNGIPIGPQAASSWLYVYPRGIRELLLYTKEKYNNPLIYITENGIDEFNDPTLSLEESLLDTFRIDYHYRHLFYLHSAIRDGVNIKGYFAWSLLDNFEWNNGYTVRFGINFVDYNNDFKRHQKLSAKWFRNFLKKY
- the LOC137835767 gene encoding DNA topoisomerase 6 subunit B, whose product is MDGISDESPIEAKKTKSKTPRKPKESLLKQKSPAEFFAENKNIAGFDNPGKSLYTTVRELVENSLDSAESMSELPVVEITIEEIGKSKFNSMIGLVDRERVDAALYDDYETEKAREKRLAKEARAQEMQAKNAALGKKVKETHAPKVGKGRGEASFYKVTCKDNGKGMPHDDIPNMFGRVLSGTKYGLKQTRGKFGLGAKMALIWSKMSTGLPIEISSSMRNQNYISFCRLDIDIHRNIPHVHLHEKRENKEHWRGAEIQVVIEGNWTTYRSKILHYMRQMAVITPYAQFLFKFVSDAPDKNVSVRFARRTDVMPPIPMETKHHPSSVDLLLIKRLIAETSKQNLLQFLQHEFVNINKSYAERLIGEMGPDFSAKTPVKSLTSQQLVRIHQLLRQAKFDDPSGHCLSPAGEYNLRLGIIKELHPDMVATYSGSAQVFEGHPFIVEAGVSVGGKNVKQGLNIFRFANRIPLLFEQGADVVTRTAHKRINWSSYKINQIQDKIGVFVSIVSTKIPFKGTGKEYIGDDITEIASAVKYAIQQCCVQLKSKIVKKIQAREQQERKRNLSRYIPDASGAVYNVLKQMTQLPAAKKIRYGDDDVELLRKVSENLITKETLCEKLAKHVEQVDYEMALEYATQSGVSEEPRETIYIQSLDAENKIIDLQTPFFVFRVFQ